The genomic stretch CTGAGAATAATGAAGTACTAAATGCTTCCTACCAGAAGATACACAAGTTTGCTGAGAAAGGTCAGTGCTTCAATCCAGAGTCAGTAGCTCATTGGCTGCGATTGTGTTACGATGTGGAAGAAGTAGGAAGGATACACACAATTATCTTGAAATGTTTTAGAGATTCAAGTACTTATGTTGATAATAATTTGATTTGTAGTTATTTAAGATTGGGTAAGTTAGCTCGGGCTCGTAAAGTGTTTGATGGCATGCTGAGAAGGGATACAGTTACATGGACTGCTATCATTGATGGGTATTTAAAGTTTAACTTGGATGATGAAGCTTTTAAGTTATTTTGCGGTTCAATTAAGCACGGGGTTCAACCAAACAGTAAGATGTTTGTCTGTTTCATGAATTTGTGTTGTAAAAGAGTGGATATAGCGTTGGGGAAACAAATTCATGCTTGTATCTTGAAAAGCAACTGGAGGAATTTAATCGTTGACAGTGCAGTTGTTAATTTTTATTCAAAATGTGGTAAGATATCAAGTGCGTTTAGAACATTTGATCGTATGGAAAAGCGAGATGTGGTATGTTGGACGACAATTATTACTGCTTGTTCCCAACAAGGGCTCGGACACGAAGCCTTGTTAATGTTTTTGCAGATGCTGTGCGATGGGTTCTTTCCTAATGAATATACTATATGTGCTGCACTGAAGGCTTGTGGAGAAAATAAAGCATTGAAATTTGGGACGCAGCTACACGGTGCCATAATAAAGAAAATCTGCAAGAATGATGTTTTTATAGGAACTTCTGTAGTTGATATGTATGCGAAATGCGGGGAGATTGCGAGTTCTAAAAAGGTATTCGATAGAATGAGGGTTCGAAATACAGCTACTTGGACGTCAATTATATCAGGGTATGCGCGGAATGGGTTTGGCGAAGAGGCTTTAAACTTTTTTCGATTAATGAAGAGGAACAGAGTATATGTTAATAAATTGACACTTGTATGTGTTATGATGGCTTGTGGTACAATTAAAGCTTCACTAATTGGAAGAGAGGTTCATGCACATAAAATCAAAAGTATTGTCCATACTAACATGTACATAGAAAGCACTTTGATATGGTTCTACTGCAAATGTAAACAATACTCTCCTGCTTTAAATGTGCTCAAACATTTGCCTTTTAGGGATGTTGTTTCATGGACTTCCATGATCTCCGGGTGTGGTCAGCTCGGGCTTGAAACCGAGGCTCTGGAGTTTTTGCGTGAAATGATGGAGGAAGGTGTGTCACCTAACTCCTATACTTACTCGGCAGCTTTGAAAGCTTGTGCGAAATTAGAAGCTCCAATACAAGGACAATTGATTCATTCCAATGCAAGCAAGACCCCTGCTATGTCTAATGTATTTGTGAACAGTGCTTTAATATACATGTATGCAAAAAGCGGATACATTGCGGATGCTTTTCAAGTTTTCGACAAGATGCCAGAGAGGAATTTGGTTTCTTGGAAAGCCATGATCATGGGTTATGCAAGAAATGGGCATTGTAACAAGGCTCTAAAGCTCATGTATAGAATGCAAGCTGAAGGTTTTGTGGTGGATGATTATATTTTTTCGACAGTTCTTACGGCGTGTGGAGGCATCGACTGTGGAGACATTGATTGGGATCTTGAGTCTTCTGCAAGACTGTAGACTAAGGCAATGAACCTGattagatatatatatataggaaACAAATATGTATGTTTATGCCCTGTGTGAAAGTTGAATCAGAAACATGCTCTGGTTGCACTAGATGACATACATAGTTTATGCTTGGGATTCAACTTGAAACTTACATATGAAAATTCCAATGTATGTAATTGCTATCATTGTCTATGATTAGATTTAATGAATATATCTGTATTCCTATGGTAAGTCCTTGTAGGGGTGTAAAAGACCTAAACTGGTAATTTAATCCACCTAACCATAAGCTTTGGGTTGGGTCTGACTTGAAAAGGCTTTGATCCTAAACCAACCTTCATATTTGTGTCTGTTTATATTTGCTTATTTAGAATAAATATAAATAATCATCTTAAACTTAGTACTATACGAAGAGATTCTTTAAAATTACATTATCCTAACATAAAGTGGAAATTTAGTAGTTTACGAAGAGATTCTTTAAAATTACATTATCAAGTGACACCACATTTTCAAGTGAAAGACATCACATATTTACTCAAATTCTTAAAGTATTATGTATATGTCATTTCATTTATAAAACATTCTATCTTTATTTTTTCAATCAATGCGAGATTTGAAATTCATACTTCTATAACATTATAACTTCTTAAGATAAGTTAATCCAATAAATTTTAGTAAATTGTGTTTAACATAATCTCTTGATTTATAGTCTCTTTATCCTCTATCCATCCCTTAAAATCTAATTTAACTTGATTCAAGTTATCCATTTTAGCATCCTTAACGTCAAGAATAAAGAGTATCTTGAGCTTCTTTCTTGTAAACTTCATTGGTAAACTAAATATGAAGTCTCAGTGAAATTTATGGAGTACTCCGCAAGAAATAATAACTTTGCGGCATAGTGTGACAGTAAAAGTAGGCAACAAATCATAGTTCATGCACCTTGTTTTAGTTATTGTCTCATGTGATATATTTATACCCGCAACACACACAAAAACATGTGATATAGCATTATCATGAATAGTAAATAGTCAATAACTTATTTAGTTTTAAGAGAATACAATACATCATGCTCTATATTGAATTGAGCATTGCTCTTTTTAGTTATCCCACACCATGAAAAGACTATAATGCCCCTAACGTCTA from Lathyrus oleraceus cultivar Zhongwan6 chromosome 7, CAAS_Psat_ZW6_1.0, whole genome shotgun sequence encodes the following:
- the LOC127107398 gene encoding pentatricopeptide repeat-containing protein At4g18520, chloroplastic; its protein translation is MELRTTAIVLPSSSSYSSFHSLPHKFLNLKPPPPLSITTTNSSFPFSFKVDQAYQQYSSPIAACSCHDSNGGDYKMDGNDDAESFDNSQMIGDCDRLIETFIMGDSDWRRFLVFNNNKWCDIRNQFFTRCQDRAENEHDLLMKNKLLLLGNNLKQIDEDVQRHNELIEMIKRTPSEISNIVSRSRKDFSEDFFLHLHTVSESYNDNPKAQTDLEKIHHTCLAAVKVYDAATENNEVLNASYQKIHKFAEKGQCFNPESVAHWLRLCYDVEEVGRIHTIILKCFRDSSTYVDNNLICSYLRLGKLARARKVFDGMLRRDTVTWTAIIDGYLKFNLDDEAFKLFCGSIKHGVQPNSKMFVCFMNLCCKRVDIALGKQIHACILKSNWRNLIVDSAVVNFYSKCGKISSAFRTFDRMEKRDVVCWTTIITACSQQGLGHEALLMFLQMLCDGFFPNEYTICAALKACGENKALKFGTQLHGAIIKKICKNDVFIGTSVVDMYAKCGEIASSKKVFDRMRVRNTATWTSIISGYARNGFGEEALNFFRLMKRNRVYVNKLTLVCVMMACGTIKASLIGREVHAHKIKSIVHTNMYIESTLIWFYCKCKQYSPALNVLKHLPFRDVVSWTSMISGCGQLGLETEALEFLREMMEEGVSPNSYTYSAALKACAKLEAPIQGQLIHSNASKTPAMSNVFVNSALIYMYAKSGYIADAFQVFDKMPERNLVSWKAMIMGYARNGHCNKALKLMYRMQAEGFVVDDYIFSTVLTACGGIDCGDIDWDLESSARL